A region of the Campylobacter cuniculorum DSM 23162 = LMG 24588 genome:
GAAAAAGAATTTTTTTGAACTTAAGATTCCTATTTTAAAAATCGGAGAGATTGATTTTAAAGATTTAAAAGAATCTGTGATTTTAAGTGATGATGAAAGTGAGCTTGAGAATCAAGCTAATGTTATTGTTGATTTAAGTAAGCAGCTTCAATTCAATGTTACTCTGTATCATTATAATCCTCATTCTAAAAACACAGCGGATATGCAAGAATATTTTGAGAGTTTGTCAAAACTTTATGATAAAAATATTCAAATCATTGATAAAAACGATCATAATCCTATATTAAATTTACAATACAGAGAAGATTTACTTCAATTCATAAGTTTTAATCAAGAGCTTTTAAATGGGATATTAAGCAGAAGTTTGAGCGTAAATTTAAACAGACATTATCATAAAATGAAAAAAAATTACCAACTTTTTATACCAATGAGTTAAAATATTGATAAAATAACTTTTTATAAAGAAGAAAAAATGCAGATACAAGTGAATTTAAAAGATAATCCTTACAAAGTCTTTGTCGATGAGCCTTATTTTTTAGAATTAAACACTAAGGTAGCCCTTCTTAGCAATCCAAAAATTTTAGGCTTACACCTTAATTCTTTGCTTAAAAGGATAAAATGCGAGGAGCTTTTCATCATCAGCGTCAAGGATGGAGAAGAGTATAAAAATTTAGCAAGCATTGAGGAAATTTTAAACCAAATGTTTAATTCCAAACTTGATAGAAAAAGTTTGCTTATCAGTTTTGGAGGCGGAGTGATTTCGGATATGGGAGGATTTGCGGCAAGCATTTATCAAAGAGGCATTGATTTTATTAATATTCCTACGACTCTTTTAGCCTGTGTTGATGCTGCTGTGGGTGGAAAAACAGGAGTGAATAATCATTTTGGTAAAAATCTCATCGGCTCATTTTATCAACCTAAGGCTGTGTATTGTCAAAGTGAATTTTTAAGAACTTTAAATGAAAGGGAGTTAAAGGCGGGTTTGGCTGAATTTATCAAAATGGCTATAATGTTTGATGAAAATTTGCTTGATTTTATTGAAAATATTGATGAAACAACCTTTTTAAATGCAAATTGCAAAGATGAAATTTTCACTCAAATCATCTCAAAAAGTGTCGCATTAAAAGCAAGAGTTGTTGAAAATGATGAAAAAGAAGCAGGACTTAGAATGCTTTTAAATTACGGACACACCTTTGCTCATATCATAGAAAATCAAACCAAATATAAAATTTATTTACACGGAGAGGCTGTGGCGATTGGAATGAATATGGCAAATTCTTTGGCTTTAAATTTAGGGCTTATCGATGAAAAAGAATGCAAAAGGGTGGAAAATATTTTAAAAAAATTTAAACTTCCTACAACTTATAAAATCAAAAATTTAAATGAATTTTACGAGGCTTTCTTTTTGGATAAAAAAACACATCATCAAAAGATTAATTTTATTTTACCGCATAAGCTTGGTCAAGGCATTATCAAAAACGATATAAGCAAAGATATGATTTTAAAAAGTTTAGGACAATTTCAATGAAGAAAATTTTATTTTTGAT
Encoded here:
- the aroB gene encoding 3-dehydroquinate synthase, whose amino-acid sequence is MQIQVNLKDNPYKVFVDEPYFLELNTKVALLSNPKILGLHLNSLLKRIKCEELFIISVKDGEEYKNLASIEEILNQMFNSKLDRKSLLISFGGGVISDMGGFAASIYQRGIDFINIPTTLLACVDAAVGGKTGVNNHFGKNLIGSFYQPKAVYCQSEFLRTLNERELKAGLAEFIKMAIMFDENLLDFIENIDETTFLNANCKDEIFTQIISKSVALKARVVENDEKEAGLRMLLNYGHTFAHIIENQTKYKIYLHGEAVAIGMNMANSLALNLGLIDEKECKRVENILKKFKLPTTYKIKNLNEFYEAFFLDKKTHHQKINFILPHKLGQGIIKNDISKDMILKSLGQFQ